In Pectobacterium brasiliense, the genomic stretch TGATTTCAGAATGCAATAAGCGCGCGCTGGTCGAAACCCGCCGGATACTGGATCAGTTTGCTGAGCGCAAGGGCGAACGCACGTGGCAAACCGCTATCACGCAGGAAGGGCTGAACACGCTACGCAAGCTGCTGCGCAAAACAGCGCGTCGTAACACGGCTGTCGCCTGTCACTGGGTTCGCAGTGCGAATCATACCGAACTGCTGTGGATCGTCGGTAATTTGCGGCGTTTTAATGCACAAGGGAGCGTGCCGACCAACACCAACAGCCGCGATATTCTGCGCTCGAAAGATGAAAACCCGTGGCACAGCGCCGAGGTGTTTAGCCTGCTGGCCGCTATTGCTGGGTTATTTCACGATGTCGGCAAGGCTAACGCACTATTCCAGACGGGGTTGAGCGGTACAGGTCCACGCAGCCAACCGTATCGGCATGAATGGGTATCGCTGCGGCTGTTTCAGGCCTTCGTGGGGGAGCAAGACGACAAAGGCTGGTTAACCGCGCTCAGCACGGTGACTCCAGAGGCAGAAACAACCCTGCTGGCAGCCTTACAGCGGGATAAGCAAACGCCCAGTAGCAGTCCATTTCGCACTTTGCCGCCGCTGGCGCAGGTTATCGCCTGGCTGATTGTTTCGCACCATCGGCTGCCCGTGTTTAACAAATCGGCAGAGCTTGCGCCCAACAGCAGTGAACCCCAGCTCGACTATGCAGAAACATGGTTAACCGACCATCTCTCGGCACAATGGAATGCACTCAATCATTGCAAGCTCGATGTCACGCCAGCCAATCTGGCACAGGTGTGGCAGTTTCCGCATGGCACGCCGCTACGCAGCAGCGTCTGGCGTGAGAAGGCGCGCAAGTTTGCGGGTCGAGCGCTAAAGCTCCCCTCATTCATGCATTTCGCTCGGTTAGATCAACGACTGACCGTGCATCTGGCGCGTCTCGCACTCATGCTGGCTGACCATCATTATTCAGCAGGCGCGGCAACGGTTGGCTGGCAGGATATGGCTTATTCAGTCTGGGCTAACACCGATCGCAAAACGGGGGAATATAAACAGAGGCTGGATGAACACTGCGTCGGCGTCGGGCAAAATGCTCTGCTGCTGGGGCGCAGTCTGCCGCATCTGCGTGACACGCTACCCGCAATTACTCGCCACAAAGGATTTCGTCAGCGCAGCACGCACCCGCGCTTTCGCTGGCAGGATCGCGCATTCGATCTCGCCTGCTCTATTCGCGAATCCAGCAAGCAGCATGGTTTTTTCGGCGTCAACATGGCCTCGACAGGCCGGGGGAAAACCTTCGCTAACGCCCGAATTATGTATGGCTTGTCGGACGAAACACTCGGCTGTCGCTTCTCTGTCGCGTTAGGGCTACGCACGCTGACGCTACAAACGGGTGATGCGCTACGGCAGCGCTTAAAGCTGGATGAAGACGACCTAGCGGTGCTGATTGGTTCACAGGCCGTGCAAGATCTCCATGAAATGCAGTTGGAAAATGAGACGCGCCAACAAAACACCGCGCAGACGGGCAGTGAATCCGCCGACCCGTTGTTCTCTGAACATCAGTATGTTCGTTACGATGGCTCGCTGGACGATGGCAGGTTAAAGACGTGGCTGGAACGTAGCCCAACCCTGCATCAATTACTGAGTGCACCGGTGCTGATCACCACCATCGATCACCTGATGCCCGCTACAGAAAGTCTGCGCAGCGGACACCAGATTGCCCCGATGCTACGGCTATTGACCTCCGATCTGGTACTCGATGAACCGGATGATTTTGGGCTAGAAGATCTTCCCGCACTCTGCCGGCTGGTGAACTGGGCAGGCATGTTGGGATCGCGTGTTCTACTTTCCTCGGCCACATTGCCGCCCGCGTTAATTCGCGCGTTGTTCGGTGCCTATCTTGATGGCCGTGCTGCCTGGCAACAGGCTTACGGCACACCGAATACGCCCTTGAACGTGTGCTGCGGCTGGTTTGATGAATTTGATTGTCAGCATGAGCAGTACGGCGATGTGAAAGGCTTCATGACCAGGCACGATGCGTTCGTTCAGCAGAGGCTGAAGAATCTTACCAAAGAGGAACTCCCGCTCCGGCTAGCTTCCATTGTGCCCGTCAGCAGCCCCAGTAAAAATAAAGATGATGTTCATCTGGCCGTCGCACAGGTGATCCACCCACTGATACGAGATTTACATTCACAGCATCACCAACAGCATAAGAGCGGAAAAACCGTCTCGCTGGGGCTGGTCAGAATGGCAAACATCGACCCGCTGGTTGCCGTCGCCCGCCAGTTGCTTGCCATCCCCTCACCGCCGGATACCTGTATTCATTACTGCATTTATCACAGCCAACATCCGCTGGCGATGCGTTCCTATATTGAGCAGCGACTTGATGCAGCACTGATGCGTAACGACGCCGATGCACTATGGCAGGTCGATGAAATTCGTCAGGCGATAGAAAACGCGCCGCCGCAGCATCATATCTTTGTGGTGTTAGCGACCTCGGTCGCCGAAGTGGGTCGTGACCACGACTACGACTGGGCGATTGTCGAGCCCAGCTCAATGCGTTCATTCATTCAACTCGCCGGACGAATATTGCGCCACCGGCAGGATAAACAACATGTGCCTAAAACGCCGAATATCTGCTTACTTAGCCACAATATTCGCGCGCTGAAAGATGAAGACGTCGCGTACTGTAAGCCGGGGTTTGAATCTGACGATGAACAGCTAACCACACATGACCTTCGTCAGCTATTGCAGGAGGAGGACTACCGTCATCTCAACGCCGCCCCGCGCATTGTGCAACCGGCGCCCCTCATCAAACCGTTTTCGCTGGTGGCGTTAGAACATGCTGTTTTAGGAAAAACGCTGCTTGGCCTTAAAAATCAAAAGCTCGATGACCTGAAACGCCCGCCCGCCGCATTCTGGTGGCGTGCACATCCGCACTGGAACGGTGAGTTACAGCGGCGCACGCCCTTTCGAAAATCCGACAGAGATGAACCGTACACCCTGTGGATCGCCGATGACGATGAAGATGCCGTTTTCATGATACCGGACGACGGCCCCAGTAAATGGAAGCAAAGCGATGTGATCCGTCCCACTTCACTGCACATGGCAGAAGGCGTTTGTGCGTGGATCGATCCCGACTACCACGCCTTATACCAGCAGCTGGCAGACGAGAAACAGTGGGAACTCAAACGGGTTAGCGCTCGCTTCGGCGAAATCCGCCTGCGGGAAAAAGAAGAAAAAGACTGGCTCTGGCACCCGCTGTTAGGAGTGTTTGGACAGTGACAAGAATAACAATAGGAGGAGGAATGGAAGAAAGCAGACTGACACGGTTCATCGTGTCCTACATCAACAATCGAAAGCAAGCCAAACTGGATGCGTTCGATAAAGAAGCGGAGAAGAAACGTGCGACGCTCAGCGGTGAAGACTTAGCCGCAGAGGAATTGGATCTGGCCGAGAAGCGGCGAGAGATTGAGCAAAAACACGAGGTTCGCGCGTGGTTAAGCGATGCCGCCAGCCGCGCCGGACAAATCAGTCTGGTCACCCACGCGTTGAAATTTACCCACAGCGATGCCAAAGGCACCAGCGTCTTTAGCACCGGAACGGTAACGGAGGCTAAAACGCTTTCGACCGCAACACTGGCACAACCCGCTATCGATGCCGTGGGAAACGCCGCCGCCCTTGATGTCGCCAAACTGCTCCAGACTGAACACGACGGGGATTCGCTGGTCGCGGCCCTACAGCGTGGCGATCACCATGCATTAGAAAAACTGGCAGAAAACCCGGAACAGCTCGCACAGTGGCTGGTGGGGTTTCAGCAAGTCTTCACCGATCGCCAGCCCAGCTCACATAAGCTAGCCAAACAGATCTATTTCCCCATAGCAAACGGTGAATACCATCTGTTAAGCCCGCTGTACTCCTCTTCACTCGCGCAAGCGCTCCACCAGCGAATTAACACCGTGCGCTTTGGTGATGAAGTAAAAGCGATTCGTCAGGCGCAAAAAGCGAATCAGTGGCATGAGCAGCTCTCCATCAGCTACCCCTATCTGGCGGTACAGAATATGGGCGGCACCAAGCCACAAAATATTTCATCACTCAATAGCAGCCGCAGCGGCCGTTCCTATTTGCTCAGTAGCGCACCGCCACAGTGGAACAGCATTGAAAAACCACCGCAGCAGCATGACTCTATTTTCCGTCCACGCGGCGAGGTGGACTATCACACACGAGCGACCTTAGCGCAGATGCAGCGCTTTCTGCTTAGCGTCAAAGAGGTGGAAAACAATCGCGACATTCGTCACCAGCGCCTGCGCTATCTCGACCAGTTGATCGACCAGCTCTTCTTTTATGTCTCCAGCGTGCAAAACCTGCCCTCCGGCTGGAGCGCAGAGTCTGAACTGAAACGCGCCCAGCAACTGTGGCTCGATCCTTATCGTGCAGAAACGGATACGGTTTTCCGCCGCGAGCGTGAAGCTGGAGATTGGCAAAAGGCTGTGGCCTACGATTTTGGCCGTTGGCTGAACCGTCGGCTCAAGCATGAAGACTTGATCTTCGGCGAAATCGAACGCCGCGAATGGTCTACCGCCGCGCTGTTCAAACGCCGGATGCGTGAAATGGAAAGCGCACTGAAAGAGGATCTGGCATGAGCACATTAATTATCCTTCGGCGTATCAAAGTCGAAAATGCCAACGCCATTGCCGGGTTGACCTATGGCTTCCCCGCTATTACGCACTTTCTCGGCTTTACCCATGCGCTGTCACGCAAGTTACAGGCCCGCCACGGGTTGACGCTGGACGGCTGCGGCGTGGTGAGCCATCAGCATCAGCTACACGCCTACGGTTCTAGCTGGGAACGGAGTTTCGCCCTGACCCGCAATCCATTGACCAAAGAAGCGAAAACCGCTGCTTTCAATGAAGAAGGCCGCATGCATATGACCGTCTCGCTGTTAATCCGCTGCGAGGGCCAGATCCCGGCGGATACCACGGCATTGTGTGATTTCCTCACCCAGCAGGCACAGTGCCAGCGACTGGCGGGCGGCACCATTGTTGATATCGAACGCGTCACCATCCAGTCATTACCCAGCGACGAAGCAGAAACTCGTAAAGTTATGCGCCGTTTGTTACCTGGCTTTGTACTAAAAGATCGCACATCGCTGCTGCATGACCATTTCCAGACGCTACAGCAGGACAATCCGCAAGCGGAACTGATTGATGCCTGGCTGAACTTCGCCGCGTTAAAAATGCGGGCAGAGCGCGATCCCAACGGGAGCAATGTACAGTGGCAGTACCAGCCCAAACCCGGTGGCGGTGGTTTCTTGATCACGCTAATGATCGGCTACCGCGCCATTTCGCCGCTTTATGCTCCCGGTGAAGTCGATAAAACCCGCGATCCGCACACGCCATTCTGTTTTGCCGAAGCCGCCTACGGCATCGGGGAATGGCAAGGCGCGCACCGCATCAGTGATATCCGCCAGATACTCTGGGAGTACGACTATCAGAACGGCGATTATCACTGCCGCCAATTAGCAGACACCCATTCAGCAGCAGAAGACATTTCCTACGAATTCGATGACTAAAAAGGACGACATCATGGCAAAAGCATCAACAAGTTTAAAAACCGCATCGGTACTGGCTTTTGAACGCAAGCTGGCGAATTCGGACGCGGTAATGTACGCAGGCAACTGGGCGCAGCAGGATAACTGGACGCCTATTGCCATTCAGGAGAAATCGGTGCGCGGGACGATCTCCAACCGCCTGAAAAATGCCCTCACCAGCGACCCCGCCAAGCTGGATGCAGAAATCCAAAAAGCCAACCTGCAAACCGTAGACGTTGCCGCCCTTCCCTTCGGATCCGATACCCTGAAAGTCGTGTTTACTCTGCGGGTGCTCGGTAATCTGGCGCAGCCCTCGGTCTGTAACGATCAGGATTATCAAACCGCGCTGGGTAACATCATCACCGGATACGCTCAGGGTCAGGGTTTTGGCACACTGGCGGCACGCTATGCGGAAAATATTGCGAACGGTCGTTTTCTGTGGCGCAACCGCGTCGGGGCGGAAGCCATTCGCGTGGTCGTTACCACAGGTGAGCAGCGTTGGGAATTTAACGGTGAAGACTATTCGCTACGGGCGTTCAGCCAACCAACGGGTGACCTTGCAGCACTGGCGCAAGCCATTGAGCAAGGGCTGGCTGGCGATACATCGGTGCTTTTTACCGTGGAAGCCTACGTGCAGCTCGGTAACGGACAGGAAGTCTTCCCGTCTCAGGAACTGGTGCTCGATGAAAAAGCGCGTAACGGCAAGAGCAAGATTCTCTATCAGGTGAACGATGTCGCGGCTATCCACTCGCAGAAAATCGGTAACGCGCTACGCACCGTTGATGACTGGTATCCGGCGGCGGATGAAGCGGGCCCGATTGCCGTCGAACCCTACGGTTCCGTCACCAGCCGGGGTAAAGCCTACCGCCAGCCCAAGGAGAAGATGGATTTTTACACGCTGCTGGATAACTGGGTGATTAAAGGGGATGTTCCTGCACCGGAGCAGCAGCATTACGTGATTGCCACGCTGATTCGCGGCGGCGTGTTCGGTGAAAAAGGCGAATAAGGTGGCAGCATGGATCACTATATTGATATTCGCGTCCAGCCCGATCCCGAGTTCACCGCCTCACAGCTCTTGAACGCGCTGTTTGCCAAACTGCACCGAGCACTCGGACAGGTGGCGGATGGCAAGATCGGGATCAGCTTTCCCCAAGTGGGTAAAACGCTGGGGGAATGTCTGCGGCTGCACGGTACAAGAGAGGCGCTCTCGACGCTCGAGCAAACGGCCTGGCTGAAAGGATTGCGGGATTACACGCAGGTTTCTGAATGTAAAATCGTACCTGACGGCGTGAAATTTCGCACCGTGCGCCGCGTTCAGCTCAAGAGCAGCGCAGAACGGCTACGTCGACGCTCGGTGAACAAAGGCTGGCTGACAGAGGCGGA encodes the following:
- the cas3f gene encoding type I-F CRISPR-associated helicase Cas3f is translated as MNILLISECNKRALVETRRILDQFAERKGERTWQTAITQEGLNTLRKLLRKTARRNTAVACHWVRSANHTELLWIVGNLRRFNAQGSVPTNTNSRDILRSKDENPWHSAEVFSLLAAIAGLFHDVGKANALFQTGLSGTGPRSQPYRHEWVSLRLFQAFVGEQDDKGWLTALSTVTPEAETTLLAALQRDKQTPSSSPFRTLPPLAQVIAWLIVSHHRLPVFNKSAELAPNSSEPQLDYAETWLTDHLSAQWNALNHCKLDVTPANLAQVWQFPHGTPLRSSVWREKARKFAGRALKLPSFMHFARLDQRLTVHLARLALMLADHHYSAGAATVGWQDMAYSVWANTDRKTGEYKQRLDEHCVGVGQNALLLGRSLPHLRDTLPAITRHKGFRQRSTHPRFRWQDRAFDLACSIRESSKQHGFFGVNMASTGRGKTFANARIMYGLSDETLGCRFSVALGLRTLTLQTGDALRQRLKLDEDDLAVLIGSQAVQDLHEMQLENETRQQNTAQTGSESADPLFSEHQYVRYDGSLDDGRLKTWLERSPTLHQLLSAPVLITTIDHLMPATESLRSGHQIAPMLRLLTSDLVLDEPDDFGLEDLPALCRLVNWAGMLGSRVLLSSATLPPALIRALFGAYLDGRAAWQQAYGTPNTPLNVCCGWFDEFDCQHEQYGDVKGFMTRHDAFVQQRLKNLTKEELPLRLASIVPVSSPSKNKDDVHLAVAQVIHPLIRDLHSQHHQQHKSGKTVSLGLVRMANIDPLVAVARQLLAIPSPPDTCIHYCIYHSQHPLAMRSYIEQRLDAALMRNDADALWQVDEIRQAIENAPPQHHIFVVLATSVAEVGRDHDYDWAIVEPSSMRSFIQLAGRILRHRQDKQHVPKTPNICLLSHNIRALKDEDVAYCKPGFESDDEQLTTHDLRQLLQEEDYRHLNAAPRIVQPAPLIKPFSLVALEHAVLGKTLLGLKNQKLDDLKRPPAAFWWRAHPHWNGELQRRTPFRKSDRDEPYTLWIADDDEDAVFMIPDDGPSKWKQSDVIRPTSLHMAEGVCAWIDPDYHALYQQLADEKQWELKRVSARFGEIRLREKEEKDWLWHPLLGVFGQ
- the csy1 gene encoding type I-F CRISPR-associated protein Csy1, producing MEESRLTRFIVSYINNRKQAKLDAFDKEAEKKRATLSGEDLAAEELDLAEKRREIEQKHEVRAWLSDAASRAGQISLVTHALKFTHSDAKGTSVFSTGTVTEAKTLSTATLAQPAIDAVGNAAALDVAKLLQTEHDGDSLVAALQRGDHHALEKLAENPEQLAQWLVGFQQVFTDRQPSSHKLAKQIYFPIANGEYHLLSPLYSSSLAQALHQRINTVRFGDEVKAIRQAQKANQWHEQLSISYPYLAVQNMGGTKPQNISSLNSSRSGRSYLLSSAPPQWNSIEKPPQQHDSIFRPRGEVDYHTRATLAQMQRFLLSVKEVENNRDIRHQRLRYLDQLIDQLFFYVSSVQNLPSGWSAESELKRAQQLWLDPYRAETDTVFRREREAGDWQKAVAYDFGRWLNRRLKHEDLIFGEIERREWSTAALFKRRMREMESALKEDLA
- the csy2 gene encoding type I-F CRISPR-associated protein Csy2, which produces MSTLIILRRIKVENANAIAGLTYGFPAITHFLGFTHALSRKLQARHGLTLDGCGVVSHQHQLHAYGSSWERSFALTRNPLTKEAKTAAFNEEGRMHMTVSLLIRCEGQIPADTTALCDFLTQQAQCQRLAGGTIVDIERVTIQSLPSDEAETRKVMRRLLPGFVLKDRTSLLHDHFQTLQQDNPQAELIDAWLNFAALKMRAERDPNGSNVQWQYQPKPGGGGFLITLMIGYRAISPLYAPGEVDKTRDPHTPFCFAEAAYGIGEWQGAHRISDIRQILWEYDYQNGDYHCRQLADTHSAAEDISYEFDD
- the csy3 gene encoding type I-F CRISPR-associated protein Csy3, which produces MAKASTSLKTASVLAFERKLANSDAVMYAGNWAQQDNWTPIAIQEKSVRGTISNRLKNALTSDPAKLDAEIQKANLQTVDVAALPFGSDTLKVVFTLRVLGNLAQPSVCNDQDYQTALGNIITGYAQGQGFGTLAARYAENIANGRFLWRNRVGAEAIRVVVTTGEQRWEFNGEDYSLRAFSQPTGDLAALAQAIEQGLAGDTSVLFTVEAYVQLGNGQEVFPSQELVLDEKARNGKSKILYQVNDVAAIHSQKIGNALRTVDDWYPAADEAGPIAVEPYGSVTSRGKAYRQPKEKMDFYTLLDNWVIKGDVPAPEQQHYVIATLIRGGVFGEKGE
- the cas6f gene encoding type I-F CRISPR-associated endoribonuclease Cas6/Csy4, whose amino-acid sequence is MDHYIDIRVQPDPEFTASQLLNALFAKLHRALGQVADGKIGISFPQVGKTLGECLRLHGTREALSTLEQTAWLKGLRDYTQVSECKIVPDGVKFRTVRRVQLKSSAERLRRRSVNKGWLTEAEAAARIPDAVEKRSALPFVQIKSLSNGQMFFVFIEHGPLQDAPVAGRFSSYGLSAEATVPWF